A stretch of the Nicotiana tabacum cultivar K326 chromosome 6, ASM71507v2, whole genome shotgun sequence genome encodes the following:
- the LOC107795521 gene encoding alanine aminotransferase 2 has translation MRRFVAEKAKNLITKTRTTYSSPTSTYVLQRHTSSPLPSPSQSASVLRFLSTLHTAPSDSMASDYSSTPVTLNNVNPKVLKCEYAVRGEIVNLAQKLQQDLKENPGSHPFDEILYCNIGNPQSLAQQPITFFREVLALCDHPVILDKSETQGLFSADSIERAFQILDQIPGRATGAYSHSQGIKGLRDTIASGIEARDGFPADPNDIFLTDGASPAVHMMMQLLIGSENDGILCPIPQYPLYSASIALHGGTLVPYYLDEETGWGLEISELENQLKTAKSKGIKVRALVVINPGNPTGQVLAEANQRDIVEFCKKEGLVLLADEVYQENVYVPEKQFHSFKKIARSMGFGEKDISLVSFQSVSKGFYGECGKRGGYMEVTGFSPEIREQIYKVASVNLCSNISGQILASLVMSPPKVGDESYESFSAEKEAILSSLARRAKTLEDAFNSLEGITCNKAEGAMYLFPRINLPAKAIKAAEEAKTAPDAFYARRLLNATGIVVVPGSGFGQRPGTWHFRCTILPQEEKIPSIVSRLTDFHKQFMDEFRD, from the exons ATGCGGAGATTCGTAGCTGAAAAAGCCAAAAATCTCATCACTAAAACCAGGACCACCTATTCTTCTCCTACTTCTACTTACGTGTTACAACGCCACACCTCTTCCCCATTACCCTCACCTTCTCAATCCGCTTCTGTTCTTCGTTTTTTGTCCACTCTTCACACAGCTCCTTCTGATTCAATGGCTTCCGATTATTCATCTACCCCGGTGACTCTTAACAACGTTAATCCAAAG GTTTTGAAATGTGAGTATGCTGTTCGTGGAGAAATTGTCAACCTTGCTCAG AAATTACAGCAAGACCTCAAGGAGAATCCAGGCTCTCATCCCTTTGACGAG ATCTTATACTGCAATATTGGAAATCCTCAATCCCTGGCCCAGCAGCCTATTACTTTCTTTAGGGAG GTCCTTGCATTATGTGACCATCCAGTTATTTTGGACAAAAGTGAAACACAAGGTCTGTTCAG TGCGGATTCAATAGAACGAGCTTTCCAGATCCTCGACCAAATTCCTGGCAGAGCGACAGGTGCATACAGCCACAGTCAG GGCATCAAAGGATTACGTGATACAATTGCTTCTGGTATCGAAGCTCGTGATGGCTTCCCTGCTGATCCAAATGATATTTTCTTGACTGATGGTGCAAGCCCAGCG GTTCACATGATGATGCAGTTGCTCATTGGGTCGGAGAATGATGGAATTCTCTGTCCCATCCCCCAATATCCACTTTATTCCGCTTCAATTGCCCTCCATGGTGGCACTCTT GTTCCCTATTATCTTGATGAAGAAACAGGATGGGGACTGGAGATCTCAGAGCTTGAGAATCAGCTGAAAACTGCAAAATCCAAGGGTATTAAAGTTAGGGCTTTGGTTGTGATCAATCCAGGCAACCCAACTGGGCAG GTTCTTGCTGAGGCCAACCAACGAGATATTGTGGAATTCTGCAAGAAAGAAGGCCTCGTTCTTCTGGCGGATGAA GTGTATCAGGAAAATGTTTATGTGCCTGAGAAGCAGTTCCACTCGTTTAAGAAAATTGCTCGCTCTATGGGATTTGGAGAAAAGGACATCTCTTTAGTTTCTTTTCAGTCTGTGTCAAAAG GATTTTATGGAGAGTGTGGAAAGCGAGGAGGTTACATGGAGGTCACTGGATTTAGCCCTGAGATAAGGGAACAGATATACAAAGTGGCATCTGTCAATCTGTGTTCCaacatttctggtcagattcttGCAAGCCTGGTCATGAGCCCTCCAAAG GTGGGTGATGAATCATACGAGTCTTTTAGTGCTGAGAAAGAAGCTATACTCTCATCCTTGGCAAGGCGTGCAAAG ACACTAGAAGATGCATTCAACAGTTTGGAGGGAATAACATGCAATAAAGCGGAGGGCGCAATGTATCTATTTCCACGTATTAACTTACCTGCTAAAGCAATAAAAGCAGCAGAAGAAGCTAAAACTGCACCAGATGCCTTTTATGCTCGACGCCTCCTCAATGCCACTGGAATTGTTGTTGTCCCAGGCTCTGGATTTGGCCAG